The Lycium barbarum isolate Lr01 chromosome 4, ASM1917538v2, whole genome shotgun sequence nucleotide sequence TAAATGTAAACTCGTTACTTTATCGTTAGCACAGTATTTTAGACTTTCTTCTTTGATGGCACCACAATCAAAGGAAGAGGTGAAGTACATGTCAAAGTTCCTTATTCTAGTGTAGTTGGTAGCATTATGTATGCTATGGTTTGCACTCGGCCTGATATTGCTCAAGTAGTGAGTGTAGTAAGTCGATTCATATCTAATCCGGCTAAGACGCATTGAGAAGCAATtaagtggatattgagatatcCTAAAGGCTCTTCGAATGTTGGTCTAAATTtttgtagatgagaaatgaaggcTTCTTGGTCCTTGGTTATGTGGAATCTCATTTTGTAGGTGATCTTGATTGAAGGAGATCAACTACGGGCTATATCTCTATTCTTGCAGGTAGTGCCATAAGTTGGAAGGAAACTCTCCAGTCTATAGTTGCTTTGTCCACAACAGAAGCTGAATATATGGCAGCAACAGAAGCAGTAAAGGAGGCTATATGGTTGAAAGGTTTGGTGTCAGAATTGAGTAGGGTTCAACATGAACCAACTCTAAAATGTGATAGCTAGAGTGTaattcacttgataaaaaatcAGAGATTTCATTATCACACCAAACACATTGATATCAGATTCGATTTTATTCGTCATGTTGTTAGACAAGGTACAATTAAGGTCTTGAAGGTTGATACAAAGGACAATGCAACAGATATATTGACTAAGAATGCAGCAGATATGTTGACCAAGGTGGTTCCTCTTGTCAAGTTCAGTTATTGTATGAATTTGGCAGGAGTTCGCATCAACTGATGCTTCAGGATGGAGAACAGCAGGGCAAGGTAGAGCTACTAGTATGTACGAGGTTTCGGTTAGTGTCTTTTGTTTCCTACACGGAGTTAGCTCACGTAGGCTTAGAGACATTGGACTGAATGACGTTCATATGGAAGCTcgaaattcatctcaaggtggagattgtgaagttgagaagatattcaagccaattcctactcaaaagcagaaagaaataaaaggaaactttttatttgttggttttcgagtgttattgggatttagatcctttctaggaaaggattagacctagCAGTATAAACATATGCTAGCTAAGATTTATTAAGTAGGACAGAATatagaacctaagagtattcaatcttgtaacttactttctcccttgatattaataaaagtgtcagacgttctccgtggactaggatcacatcgatccgaaccacgttaattactgtgtttttatcGTTTCCGTGCTAACATCTTAAATATAGCATTCCTCCCGTCGCAACAATTAGTCGTTTTGACGagccaatttttttgtttttgacatTTTGTGAAACAAGAATCACTTGGTAGTCTTTTTTGTATCTGCTCTTATAGTTCTAATTAGTGAAGGGTTAATTAAGTAACACGTTTAAAAATAGATGAAGAGTTAGTCTAGATAATTAATTTTATGATTAAGGTTAGTATATTTCTTTCTTAATTAAGGGCTGTGCCAAAAAACCTTAAAAGTATCTTGTATTCTTGTGCCATGTTATCTTCTATTATATTTGCACATCTGATTTATTAGCAATATTCTAATCCTACTGAAGCTAAGAATAAAAGGTTGCACCTTCTGTGTTTTGTCTTTCTTTTTCCGTAAACAACTTCATTATATTACTTCATAATATGTCTCAAATGTGTGTAAGATTCCATTGCATCAGTTTCAACCCAACTTGGGAAAGAAGAATCCCAAGAAACTTTACGTAAAAGGAAAATAGAGAACTTGGCTAGATTATGAGCTAGTACGTTCCATGTGCAAGGGATATATACAAACTTGATATCTTCAAAAGAACTCATTAATCTCCATTTATCCTAGCAAGTCGTATCTATCTCCCAAGACACTGTCATCTTCTTTTGTACCTTCTGTTGGTTAATATAATTGTGTGCACAAGCATTTTGTTAGGGTTTTGtcctgattttcttaccatatttgagttttacttttctcttgaAGGAAAGTCAAAATATAACCATAATTGTTTTATTTTTCCTGAAGGgaaaatataattctcttccatatttggcTAATCGTTGTCTTGGAGGAAAAGTTTTATACATGTATAAATTAAAGACATCCTTCCCACAACTAGAAAACAATAGTATCCACAATGTAGTCGTTTAGAAAGTCTTATTTATGGGGAGATTATTCTCTCCACAGTCTTGCACAAAAAATGAAGCGTAGAGGCTAGAGCCAGCTAAAAATTAGTCTATTATTTTGTGAAAGTTGTATTTGTTGAGTCCCACATCAATGGTAGGATGAGGGATAATTAGTCTCCTTATATGATCTTAGACAATCCCCATCTCATGAACTAGCTTTTGAAATTGAATTAGGCCCAAAATCTATTTGGTGTTACGTTTTTTTTCTTGACCACTGAGGTCAGTCAagtcaatgtttttttttttttttttttgatctttttAAAGTTCAACAAGTCAAACATTGGTAGAATTTCCCTGTCATATCCAGCTACAATTTTCGTTCATGTTGACTGACTTGTGTTGTATGATACACGGCTTCTTCAAAGCTAATAATCCAATATTTCAGATGGCACTATCCAATCAAaacacttgaaaaaaaaaaagagactatAGAGAATGGGAGAGCTAGTACTATAGTAATATACTCCAGAAAAAAGGGATAATCAAACAAAAGGAGCCATGAAAATTAACAATATTCGTGTAGTAAAATCTATATTTTCAATTCCCAGGAAACAAGTTTGCCTTTCCATTGTTTTCTTACTTGCCTTTCTGCATTTCCAGGCTGGTTTACAGAGCTACGAAAATGAGAAGAGAATTATGTTGGAGCTGAAGCAACTATGGGGATTTCAATCATGGAATTCCAATTCCTCATACTGCAATTGGGATGCTGTAAGCTGCATAAATGGTTCTGTCACAGGCATCCGTATTGTAGGGGGGCAACTTACTAGAATTCCACCAATTATATGTAGACTGAAAAGCCTACAATGGATAATCCTGAAGGGCAACAACATCATAGGAGAATTTCCTACCTATTTGTACAATTGCTCAAAGCTGGAATATCTTGATCTTTCTTCGAATCAATTCGATGGACCACTGCCTAGCGACCTTCATCGCTTGTCGGGGCTTATCCATTTAGATATTTCTGAAAACAGCTTCAGTGAGATCCCAGGAGCCATAGGTCAGCTTTCTGAATTGCAATATCTTTCTCTTAGGTTTAATCTTTTCAACAATTCGATCCCCCGAGAAATTGGAAATTTAACAAAGCTTGAGACTTTGGATATATCCTATATTGAGAGGTTTAAGCAAGCAACAATTCCAGAGGAATTAGGAAGACTGAAGAAGTTGAAACACCTCATGATTGTACGGTCAAATTTGATAGGGGAGATTCCGGATACATTTTCCGCTCTTTCAGGTCTCCAAACCTTGGATCTCTCAGCGAATTTATTAAATGGGTCGATCCCAAGCTACTTATTTCATTGGAAGAATTTAACCTCTCTTCAGTTGGAGGGTAACCAATTTTCAGGTAGGTTACCGATGTTGGCTGCAAATGTACAATTGATGGGGAAAACTCAGCAAACGTTTTCTAGTCTTTCAGGTCTCGAAGTCATTGATCTCTCGTATAATCACCTAAATGGTTCAATTCCAAGCTActtgtttcttttcaaaaagCTAAATACTCTGTATCTGCATGATAATAAATTTTCTGGGAGTTTACCTAGGATAGCTGGAAATTTGAGATTAAGAACATTAGATCTTTCGTCGAATCAGCTTTCTggatatattccacaagaatatGACAATAAAGATTACCTCTTTAGTAATAATCTCAATCTCTGTACCGAATATACCAATTATTACAATCAAGTTCGACTATGTAGTGGAAAAAGAAGAGTTATTCTTCCCATTGTGGTCCCTGTTGCACTTTTAGTCATTGTAACATTGTTATACTACAGAGTTAAAAAGAACTGGAAATTCTCCATAGACCAATTCATGTGGAGGAAGAAAAGGCATGAGAACCAAGATCCTGAGTGGATGTTCATTTCTTTCCAACGATTAGAATTCACAGAATCCGAAATTCTGGTGAATATGACCGAAGAAAACTTGATTGGAAGTGGAGGATCAGGGAAGGTCTATAGAGTTGGTGTTAATCCTAATGGGAACTTTCTGGCAGTTAAGAGAATATGGAACAAGAGAAATTTAGACCACAGGCTTGAGCAACAGTTCCTTGCAGAAGTAGAAGTACTGGGTAGCATTCGACATTCCAATATTGTGAAGTTGTTATGCTGCATTTCTAGTGGAAACTCAAAGGTTTTGGTTTACGAGTACATGGAAAATCAAAGCTTAGACAAGTGGCTGCATAACAAGAGAAGAAGTGAAAAAGCTATTACTGCTTCAGCACATTGTGTCTTGGAATGGCGTACTAGACTGCAAATTGCAGTTGGAGCTGCCCGAGGTCTATGCTACATGCATCACGAGTGCACCCCACCGATCATTCACCGTGACATTAAGTGCAGTAATATCCTTTTAGACCATGAACTGAATGCcaaaattgcagattttggactgGCTAAGGTTTCAGCTAAGTGGGGAGAGATGGAGACCGCTTCTGCTATCGCTGGCACGTTTGGTTACCTTGCTCCAGGTATAttgaaaaaaaacaacaaaacacCAGAGTGTACGTATGAATTGTGTTTCTTATTGTTTTTTTCCTAACACCTTACTATTCTTGTAAATTCAGAATATGCATACACATCGAAAGTGAGTGTCAAGAGTGATGTGTACAGTTTTGGTGTGGTGTTATTGGAGCTGGTTACCGGTAGAGAACCAATTAATAGAGACGAGCATATAAACCTTGCACAATGGGCATGGAAACACCATGAAGAAGGCAATCCAATCATTAATGCTATTGATGAAGAAATCAAGGAAGCATGTTTTTTGAAAGAAATGAGTTCCATGTTCAAGTTGGGACTTATATGCACTAGTTCTCTGCCTTCTGCTAGGCCTTCCATGAAGGAAGTTTTGCAAATTCTATTACTCAGCGTTACTTGTTAGTTCTTCCTAGCAATTGGCTGTGAATCCAAGATTATCACTGCTTTTCCAATCTTTATTTGTACTGGGAAATAAATGTCCAAATTCTTAGCTGTCCTGTGAACTGAGTAGGTCCTCATTGTATCTTCTTTGCCAATGAAGTGATAATTCAACTCTTTTACTTTTCGTTTTTCTTCTCTTTCCAACAGTCTAATCAACTCATAAAAACGGATAGATTATTATGAGATTATAGATTATGGTCTATGCAGAATATTACACACTCGTTGGCCCTTACTCGAAAACGTGTTCACATTCTAAATCTCTTTCTTAATCATTTAAAGACGTGCATTTTTAAAAAAAGTCTCAAGGAAGTTATGTTTTTGACGTGGACATTTGCCAAAAACAATATGATACACGCATAACCGTGTCCAAATAGCGAGGCGAGCTTTTTAAATCATACATACTCTATGCTCAGTTAAATATATTTAGATGCTCAAATTTATTTGTTCCGAAATGATGTGAAGGTTGTGGTGAGGTGATAAATACCCTTTCGTTTTTGTGAGAGGTTTTCAAATTTTGACATTGGAATCGATTTCAATAGGAAGCGTTTTACCCTTAAAGTGGGAATTCCCGCGTAAATCTGAATTAGTCGTGCCTATAAAGGGAGTACTGGACACCAGGTAGAAAATAAAAAGATCAAAAATGAAAAGATTTAAATCATGTACTACTATTTAAGGTTATGATTTAATCATGGATATATACATTATGATGCTATTATTTCTGAATGCAGATTGATGCTGGAAAAAATGGAAAATTCGGAGGTAAAGCACGGCTATGAAAAACATAACAAGGTTGCTGATCTCTTGGCAAAGAAAAAGGCAAGGAAATAACCTTTTGAAAAGGTTAAGATATTTTGGTAATTCCTACAAAATTTACAAATGAAACGATGTGGACGGACATTCTAGAAGCGATCAATATCGGTCCCGCAATAGTAATCGGGTTGACAATTCAAAACATCCAAAGGGGCACCAATGCCTCACTAGCTTGTAATTGctatttcacacacacacacacacacataaagtAGCATATccttttaataaaataaaacaagttATGGTGGTTTTACCATCCACTATAAGAAAAATATATtcggcaacaatttttttttattgctatagattgattatcattgcaaaaagtatttttggcagcaaaaaatatttttggcaacaaaaaaatattttgttgcatgaaTTTTTCCCAAcgactgttattgcaacaacgtgcaatAACTTTTTTTTCGTTGctaaaaatattttttgcaacaataatcaatactatggtaacaaaattaaattctttggtaacaaaaaaatcatttgccaacaataaaactaagttattgccaaatataaaaaaaaattattgcgatttctatactttcttgtagtgatcCATCCTTAACAAGAGAGTTTacctacccccaccctcatccccaCCAAATCACACACAAATGGGGCTTCCCACGCAAATGCTATTTAATCAGGTCCAAAATAAGTAC carries:
- the LOC132636645 gene encoding receptor-like protein kinase HSL1 — translated: MKINNIRVVKSIFSIPRKQVCLSIVFLLAFLHFQAGLQSYENEKRIMLELKQLWGFQSWNSNSSYCNWDAVSCINGSVTGIRIVGGQLTRIPPIICRLKSLQWIILKGNNIIGEFPTYLYNCSKLEYLDLSSNQFDGPLPSDLHRLSGLIHLDISENSFSEIPGAIGQLSELQYLSLRFNLFNNSIPREIGNLTKLETLDISYIERFKQATIPEELGRLKKLKHLMIVRSNLIGEIPDTFSALSGLQTLDLSANLLNGSIPSYLFHWKNLTSLQLEGNQFSGRLPMLAANVQLMGKTQQTFSSLSGLEVIDLSYNHLNGSIPSYLFLFKKLNTLYLHDNKFSGSLPRIAGNLRLRTLDLSSNQLSGYIPQEYDNKDYLFSNNLNLCTEYTNYYNQVRLCSGKRRVILPIVVPVALLVIVTLLYYRVKKNWKFSIDQFMWRKKRHENQDPEWMFISFQRLEFTESEILVNMTEENLIGSGGSGKVYRVGVNPNGNFLAVKRIWNKRNLDHRLEQQFLAEVEVLGSIRHSNIVKLLCCISSGNSKVLVYEYMENQSLDKWLHNKRRSEKAITASAHCVLEWRTRLQIAVGAARGLCYMHHECTPPIIHRDIKCSNILLDHELNAKIADFGLAKVSAKWGEMETASAIAGTFGYLAPEYAYTSKVSVKSDVYSFGVVLLELVTGREPINRDEHINLAQWAWKHHEEGNPIINAIDEEIKEACFLKEMSSMFKLGLICTSSLPSARPSMKEVLQILLLSVTC